Within the Staphylococcus warneri genome, the region CTATCAAACCAATCATACCTGTATTGGCGAGATACATTTTGAATACTGTTCCCCGCTTCAACTGTTTCTGATAAATCTAATCGTTTGATAAAATACTCGATTTGATGTTCTTCACAATACGTTTTAAAAAATGCCTCTTCTTCTATGGATGCTTGTCTTAACCCGTGATTTACATGAATACATGTCAGTTTGCTATATGTATGTTGATATTCATTTAATAAAAGATGTAGTAAACACATACTATCTATACCTGTTGATACGGCTAATACAATATGATCCTGTTTGGACCACCCTGTAGCATCAAGTTCCATCATACCTTTCACCTCCAAGCATTTAAATAACCTATCATCAATACATTGTTACAATAAAAATAGACTGCTCCTTCATCAAGAAACAGTCTTAGATTGTCTGTTATTCAAAGTAATTAGCAATACAAAAGCTATGTTAAGTTATTACAACAGACTTGGTTTATGAAATTAACGTCTTGAACCTTTACCACCACGTCTAGATTCAGTTTGACGTTTAATAGAAGTTAATTTATCTTCACTATCTTTTAAGAAGTTACTTAATTTCTTTTCAAAGTCTTCGCCTTTTGGAGCTGGTTTACTTTGATGTGATTTATTATTGTGCTGTGGTTTACGTTGTGGACGATCTTTCGCTTTTTTAATTGAAAGACTAATTTTGCCATCATCCGCGATTGAAAGTACTTTAACTTCTACTTCATCACCTAAAGATAAATGATCTTCCACATTTTCAACATAGTTGTCAGCCACTTCACTAATATGGACTAAGCCACTTTTTCCTTCAGGTAACTCAACGAATGCACCGAATTTTTTAATACCAGTGACTTTACCTTTAAGCTTATTTCCTACTTCGATTGACATATTCTAAATAAATCCTCCCGATTTCATTCGATTTTAACTTTATTATATTCCTGTTGAAGCAATTTCACAATGCTATAATGCGATTATTTTATTTCTCTTTAATTAATTATTCTCATCTGAAGATTTAGCCTTAGAGGATTTATTATCATTTGGCAATCTAAAAATCACTTCGCCTTTATTACTTAAATAATAATCATCTCGCGCCACTTTTTCGATATAATCTTTATCATTCAAATTATTTAGTTTTTCTTTCAATGCGATTTCTTCATCTTGTTGCTTTTGAAATTGCTCTTCTTTATGTTTTCTTTCGACTGCATCTTTTTCGTTACTGTGTTTTTGGAAGACAAGCATAATGCATAATAAAATGATAATCGCTAGCATGATACCACCAAACAACGCGATTCTTCGACGTACTACACGCATCTTTTTACGTTGTCGTTGCTTTTTTTGGTTCTCTTTAGATGTATATTGATTACCGATATTTTCAACTTTATTATTCATAGCTTGTCACCTCACTTTGTCTATTCAGATTCATTAATACGCTCTTCTTTTACTAATTCATACATACCTTTAGCATTTTCTTTAGATGCATGTTCATTTAATCCGGTTACATTGACGGTTACAAGTTTTTGGCCGAAACGAATAACGAGTTCATCTCCAACTTTAACATCTGTACCTGCTTTTGCTACATTACCATTAATCGTAATACGTCCTTGGTCACTAATTTCCTTAGCTAATGTACGACGTTTAATTAATCTAGACACTTTTAAAAATTTATCTAATCTCATTGATGAGTCTCTCCTTGCTCTAAAAATTGTTTAAGAGCCACTTCGTCAAAATCTTTATTTTTTGTTTTATCATACAATGACATGAAATGGTCTGCAAATACTTTCTCGAATTTCACACGTGGTTTTTTACCTTCATTAGATTTAGCAGTTGCCCATATCGTTTTTAAATCCTCTATGGATTCAGCAGATTCATCACTAAATATATGTGGGTGACGACGAATCATTTTAGCATTTAAACTTGCGACTACTTCTTTTAAATCAAAATAACCTTCTTTTTTACCGATACTTGTATGCAATAATACCTGTAATAGTATATCTCCTAATTCTTCCACCATGTGCCAGTCGTCTTCATTATCAATAGCCTCAAATAGTTCAAACGTCTCTTCTAACAGATAACGTTTTAATGATTGATGTGTTTGAACTTTATCCCAAGGACAACCTTTTTCATCATCAACAAGTAAATCAATCGTTTGTTCAGCAAAATTAAAATCATTATATAGTGATTCATTTGCTACTATTTTAGGCACAAAGACACTTGTTAAATTATTAAAAGCAGTGTCAAAATGATCTAGCTCAAATAAAGCACATTCAGTTACTTGTGCTTCACCACTACGTGCACCTGTAACAATTTTTACAATATGATCATCGGGATAACGTTCCATCAACGTCAACTTGATATCTGCTGCTACCATTGCGCTATATACTTGAGTTATCAAAGTATTAGTGCGAACATTTAGTTTCGCTTCTTCTAGTGCGGTACCATCTAGTAAGGTAAACCCATCATTAGGTTCAACTGCAACCGCTTCGAATACATCATCAATGAAGCTTTTTCCACCTAATACCTTCACTTCTATATCCTCATTCTGATTATGATACGCCATTAACTTAGCAGTCGTCGTTTCAGCAACACGAGGATGTCCAGGCACAGCGTATACAATATCCGATTGGTGTGCTTTATTAATCAACTGTTCTACAATATGATCGTAAACAGCTTCAAACTGATCATTTGCTTCGTATATATCATCAAAGCCCTCAAAATCAATTTCATTTTTAAGTGACTTAATTACAGGGTGTTCAAGAGTGCGTGCATATATTTTATCTTGCTTTTGAATAAATCGATATATACCTAAAGGCAAATCATCGATGTCATAGTTCCCTAAACCAATAATCGTAATCGTATGCGTCATGAACGTCTTCCTTTCTTAAAGTGATATAACTTGTCTCCTAAAGGTAAAAATTTCAATTCCCTATAACTTAGGACATTAAAAATACCGACGTATATCATAAATACACCTACACCAACTATGGCACTGATTAATAAAGATATTAATCCAATTAAACGTCCGCTAGAAGGTAAGATAGTCATCATCAGTTGGACAATAACTGACATTATAAACAACCCGCCTACTAATTTTATAATAAATTTGTTCATTTGATTAAAATGATAAGATTTCAAGACGGCGCGGTGAAGTATACTCGCAAAAATAATCAACGATAATACTGTACTTATACTAGCGCCTAAAATGTGAAGTTGATATATGAAAACTATATTGAATATAGCTTTAGATAATAAACCTAATGTAAAGCCAATCACTATCGGTTTGATTTGATTGAGTACTTGTAATAATGCAATATCCATCATAATCAATGATACACCAATAACCGTCAACATATAAACGCATAACGTTACTGTCTCGCTATCTGTCTTGAAAAACACTTTATTCATAAGCGGTAAGACATTCATCAAACCAATGCCTGCTGCCGAACTAATCAATATTGTAATTTTTAATGAGGCGTTCGCATATCTATACATTTGAATCGATTGCTTATTTTGAATGGCTTCGGTTAATAAAGGAATTAGGACAAAACTAAACGTTGTTGTTACAATTAAGCCTATTTGAATAAAAGAAGCCCCTCTATCATATACACCTTTTTGTTTAATAGCCTCTTCAAATGGCAGGCCTGTCATTTTCAAAGTATGGATGACAGTAAAACTATCTGCGACTTGCCACAAAATAACAATTAACTGACTCAAAGCAAAAATAAGAATAGCAATAAGTAACTGGGTCCATTGAATTTTGGTTCCTTTAGAAGCTAATTTCAACTTAAACGGTCGTTTAGATACTAGATAAAGTGTTGAACCTAAAAATCCGATTGAAGAAGCAATGATTGATAACGAGCCAGCTTGGTATATCGTCCAATGTTGTGTCAAAAATAGGAAAATAGCTACCATAATAAATCCCACTCGAATGAATTGTTCTATAACCTGGGAAATAGCTGGCACATTCATTTCTTGTCTAGATTGAAAATATCCTCTTAATACACCTAACACACCAACAAATGCGAAACTAAAACTAGCCATTCTAATCATAGGTGCTAAATGTCCATCACCCATTAAGCGGGAAATAATGCCTGCACTCGCAAATACAACTAAACATATACCAATACCTACACTTTGTATAATAAGTAGCACTTTAGAATAGTATTGTGAACGGTGGTCCAAACCTAAGTTTTGCGTCACTGCACTTGGAATAGCATTCATAGATAAAATCATACCTAAAGCAACAATAGGATAAACTTGTTGATAAGCATACAATCCTTCATCACCAAGTATATTTTGATAGGGTACTCTATATATCGCACTTAATACTTTAACGATGACTAACGCAAGCGTTAATATCACTACACCATTAAATGCCGCTTTATGCTTCATCTTTAATGCTCATACTTTCTTCAATACATTTCACTAAGAATTTTAAGTTGTCTAGCCATTGTTTAGATTTAGTGAGTGTCACTTTCATTGCACCATTCTCTACGCCGACCTTCATCGTTCTTCCAAGCGGTTGTGTATTTTTAAATAATGCCTCTCCGTCAATATCAGCAGTTGATTTCTCAGATAAGAATATTTGAATTTGTTTACCCATATCTTTAATTTTTGTAATACCTGCATGAAGTGCATGCGTTTTGATTTCTACAATATCTAATAAACGTTCAACTTCAGTTGGATAATCGTTGAAGCGATCGATGAGTTCATCTTTAATATCCATGAGTTGATCTTCTGTTTCCACTTTGCGTAGTTTTTTATAAATTTCAATTTTAGCTTGTTCATTTTGAATATATTCCGCCGGTAAATAGGCATCTAAATTCAGTTCGACTTCTACATCAGGAACATCTGGCGCTTCCTCTTTGATACCCCGTTTTTCATTGACCGCTTCTTCAAGCATTTGAGAGTATAAGTCGAAACCAACTGAATCTATAAATCCATGTTGTTGTTTCCCAAGTAAATTACCTGCCCCTCTAATATTCAAGTCGCGCATCGCTATTTTAAATCCTGAACCTAATTCGGTAAATTCTTTAATGGCTTGTAGTCTTTCCTCAGCTGTTTCATTTAATACCTTATTTGCAGGATGAAGGAAATAAGCATACCCTATTCTACTTGAACGACCTACACGTCCACGTAATTGGTACAATTGACTTAAACCGAAGCGATCCGCTTCTTCAATAATCAATGTATTCGCATTTGGTACATCGACACCAGTTTCAATGATTGTCGTAGTCACTAAGATATCGTATTCATGATTGATGAAACTGAGCATTGTTTCCTCTAAATCTCGTTCAGTCATTTGTCCATGTGCGACAGCTATGTTGGCATCTGGCATTAACATTTGAAGTTGCTCTCTCTTTTCATAGATGGACTGAACTTTATTATATAAATAGAATACTTGACCATCACGAGATAGTTCTCGTTCTAATGCTTCTTTAATAAAGTTGGTATTTTGTTCTAAAACATAAGTTTGCACTGGGAAACGATTTTCAGGTGGTGTTTCGATGACTGATAAATCACGCACACCAAGCATACTCATATGCAATGTTCTTGGTATCGGCGTAGCTGTTAACGTTAACACATCTACATTATTTTTCAGCGTCTTAATTCTTTCTTTATGACGCACACCAAAACGTTGTTCTTCATCGACAATGAGTAAGCCTAAATCTTTGTAATGGATATCCTTACCTAATAACTTATGTGTACCTACAACAATATCTACATAACCAGATTTGAGTCCTTCTTTAGTTTCTTTCACTTCTTTAGTTGAGCGGAATCTACTAATCAATTGAATTTCAACTGGAAAATCTTGCATACGTTCAATTAATGTTTCGTAATGTTGTTGAGCTAATATCGTCGTAGGTACAAGGAATGCGACCTGTTTACCTTCCATGACAGCTTTGAAAGCGGCACGAACAGCAACCTCAGTCTTACCATAACCTACATCACCACATAATAAGCGATCCATTGGACGTTCACGTTCCATGTCCCCTTTTATTTCATCAATAGATTTACTTTGGTCTGGTGTTAGCTCATATGGGAAGTCTAATTCAAACGTAGACTGTTCTTCAGTGTCTGGACCAAATTGATAGCCAACTGACATTTCTCTTTGTTTATATAAATCGATTAATTCATCTGCTATGTCTTCAACACTTTGTTGAACTTTAGCTTTCGTCTTTTTCCATTCAGTTCCACCTAGTTTATTTAAGCGAGGTGATTTGTCTTCGGAAGCAACATATTTTTGAACTTGATCCATTTGATCAACCGGAACGAACAATTGGTCTGTACCTTTGTACTGTAACTTGATATAGTCCCTATGTTGTTCTCCAACTTCTAAAGTTTCTACACCTAAATATCGTCCTACACCGTGATGAACGTGAACAACATAATCTCCAACATTTAAATCTTGGTATGACTTAATTTTTTCTGCATTCGACATTGTTTTAGTACGTTTACGTTGCTTTTTCTGCTTGGTCTTAAATAATTCCCTTTCTGTAATAACCACTAACTGCATATAGGGTAATTCAAAACCTTCAGACAGACTGCCTTCTACAACAACTGCTTGGCCACTTGTTGAAGCCTGATCAATATGTGTTACGACTGGTATATGCATTTCATTAAGCATTGATTGTATACGTTCAACCTTCGTCTCTGTTTCGACCAATACTACAATCGCATAGTCATTATGGATAAATCTTTGGAACTCTGAACGCATAATGTCGTATTGACCATAGAACTGCTGTACTGGTTTACATGAGAATTTAATAATATGATCTAATTCAACAGGCATTGAAGAAGTGAAAAGTGTAAAATAAGCCACAGGTCGTTCTTCTAATAAAGTTTCAAAGCCATCATATTGCATAAAACTTTGACCAATAAATCCATTACCACTTTCAATTAAGTTATTAATAAAATCATCAACTTCAGTCGTTAACGTTTCTTCTGTTTCTTTAATACGATTATATTCATCAACAGCTATCACAACATCATTCGCAAAATAATCAATAATCGTTGATGGTTGGTCATACATAAATGCCACTAATCGTCGTAATAATTGATGATCAAAGAACGTAGATTCAAAAAGTTTGAAACTTTCATATGTCTCTTTTAAGTCATTTCTCACAGATTTTTCAATTTTTGGTCTTGTATCTTCATAAGCGGTCTTTAATTGTGTTTGTAGATGATTAATCACTTCATCAGTAATAATATAGTCACTTGCCGTAGTAATTTCTACTGATTCTAAGTTATCGTTAGAGCGTTGTGTTTCCACATCGAAATCACGAATTGAATCTATTTCTGTATCAAATAATTCAATTCTAACAGGGGCTCCAATTAAAGGATAAATATCTATAATGCCACCTCTAAGTGAGAATTCACCAATGTGAGAAACAACACTTTCTCTACGATATCCCATATTGACTAATTTATTCAGAAAATCGTCAACATCCATATCATCACCAACATTTAACGTCATTTGATGATTGCGCCACATTTCTACTGGTGTTAACCACTTTTTCAATCCATTTAACGGAACAATAAATAACCCTTTTTCCCCATGAGCAAGAGCGGTTAGCGTTCTAACACGCTCACTCATAAGTTGAGGGCTTTGTGTAGAAAATTCTTCGGTCATGATATCTTGAACTGGGTATTTATAAATTTCTTCACCACTGACATATTGTAATATATCCGCTTCGATTTTATCTGCTTGATACAGATTATTAGTTACTAACAACATTTGTTTTTGATCAGCTAAATATTTTTCAGCAATAATGGTTGCTTTTGCTGAAGGTGATAGACCCGTAACTAAAATATTATCTTGGCCAAAAACCTGGTCTAATTCCTGAAAACGTTTATCTTCTTTTACATAATTAGAAATAACTTGTCTCAATTCACTTCACCATTATATTCATTCATCACATTGTCAAATCGAGATGTTTCAATG harbors:
- a CDS encoding S1 domain-containing RNA-binding protein produces the protein MSIEVGNKLKGKVTGIKKFGAFVELPEGKSGLVHISEVADNYVENVEDHLSLGDEVEVKVLSIADDGKISLSIKKAKDRPQRKPQHNNKSHQSKPAPKGEDFEKKLSNFLKDSEDKLTSIKRQTESRRGGKGSRR
- the divIC gene encoding cell division protein DivIC; this encodes MNNKVENIGNQYTSKENQKKQRQRKKMRVVRRRIALFGGIMLAIIILLCIMLVFQKHSNEKDAVERKHKEEQFQKQQDEEIALKEKLNNLNDKDYIEKVARDDYYLSNKGEVIFRLPNDNKSSKAKSSDENN
- a CDS encoding RNA-binding S4 domain-containing protein, encoding MRLDKFLKVSRLIKRRTLAKEISDQGRITINGNVAKAGTDVKVGDELVIRFGQKLVTVNVTGLNEHASKENAKGMYELVKEERINESE
- a CDS encoding MazG nucleotide pyrophosphohydrolase domain-containing protein: MTHTITIIGLGNYDIDDLPLGIYRFIQKQDKIYARTLEHPVIKSLKNEIDFEGFDDIYEANDQFEAVYDHIVEQLINKAHQSDIVYAVPGHPRVAETTTAKLMAYHNQNEDIEVKVLGGKSFIDDVFEAVAVEPNDGFTLLDGTALEEAKLNVRTNTLITQVYSAMVAADIKLTLMERYPDDHIVKIVTGARSGEAQVTECALFELDHFDTAFNNLTSVFVPKIVANESLYNDFNFAEQTIDLLVDDEKGCPWDKVQTHQSLKRYLLEETFELFEAIDNEDDWHMVEELGDILLQVLLHTSIGKKEGYFDLKEVVASLNAKMIRRHPHIFSDESAESIEDLKTIWATAKSNEGKKPRVKFEKVFADHFMSLYDKTKNKDFDEVALKQFLEQGETHQ
- a CDS encoding polysaccharide biosynthesis protein, with the protein product MKHKAAFNGVVILTLALVIVKVLSAIYRVPYQNILGDEGLYAYQQVYPIVALGMILSMNAIPSAVTQNLGLDHRSQYYSKVLLIIQSVGIGICLVVFASAGIISRLMGDGHLAPMIRMASFSFAFVGVLGVLRGYFQSRQEMNVPAISQVIEQFIRVGFIMVAIFLFLTQHWTIYQAGSLSIIASSIGFLGSTLYLVSKRPFKLKLASKGTKIQWTQLLIAILIFALSQLIVILWQVADSFTVIHTLKMTGLPFEEAIKQKGVYDRGASFIQIGLIVTTTFSFVLIPLLTEAIQNKQSIQMYRYANASLKITILISSAAGIGLMNVLPLMNKVFFKTDSETVTLCVYMLTVIGVSLIMMDIALLQVLNQIKPIVIGFTLGLLSKAIFNIVFIYQLHILGASISTVLSLIIFASILHRAVLKSYHFNQMNKFIIKLVGGLFIMSVIVQLMMTILPSSGRLIGLISLLISAIVGVGVFMIYVGIFNVLSYRELKFLPLGDKLYHFKKGRRS
- the mfd gene encoding transcription-repair coupling factor, which translates into the protein MRQVISNYVKEDKRFQELDQVFGQDNILVTGLSPSAKATIIAEKYLADQKQMLLVTNNLYQADKIEADILQYVSGEEIYKYPVQDIMTEEFSTQSPQLMSERVRTLTALAHGEKGLFIVPLNGLKKWLTPVEMWRNHQMTLNVGDDMDVDDFLNKLVNMGYRRESVVSHIGEFSLRGGIIDIYPLIGAPVRIELFDTEIDSIRDFDVETQRSNDNLESVEITTASDYIITDEVINHLQTQLKTAYEDTRPKIEKSVRNDLKETYESFKLFESTFFDHQLLRRLVAFMYDQPSTIIDYFANDVVIAVDEYNRIKETEETLTTEVDDFINNLIESGNGFIGQSFMQYDGFETLLEERPVAYFTLFTSSMPVELDHIIKFSCKPVQQFYGQYDIMRSEFQRFIHNDYAIVVLVETETKVERIQSMLNEMHIPVVTHIDQASTSGQAVVVEGSLSEGFELPYMQLVVITERELFKTKQKKQRKRTKTMSNAEKIKSYQDLNVGDYVVHVHHGVGRYLGVETLEVGEQHRDYIKLQYKGTDQLFVPVDQMDQVQKYVASEDKSPRLNKLGGTEWKKTKAKVQQSVEDIADELIDLYKQREMSVGYQFGPDTEEQSTFELDFPYELTPDQSKSIDEIKGDMERERPMDRLLCGDVGYGKTEVAVRAAFKAVMEGKQVAFLVPTTILAQQHYETLIERMQDFPVEIQLISRFRSTKEVKETKEGLKSGYVDIVVGTHKLLGKDIHYKDLGLLIVDEEQRFGVRHKERIKTLKNNVDVLTLTATPIPRTLHMSMLGVRDLSVIETPPENRFPVQTYVLEQNTNFIKEALERELSRDGQVFYLYNKVQSIYEKREQLQMLMPDANIAVAHGQMTERDLEETMLSFINHEYDILVTTTIIETGVDVPNANTLIIEEADRFGLSQLYQLRGRVGRSSRIGYAYFLHPANKVLNETAEERLQAIKEFTELGSGFKIAMRDLNIRGAGNLLGKQQHGFIDSVGFDLYSQMLEEAVNEKRGIKEEAPDVPDVEVELNLDAYLPAEYIQNEQAKIEIYKKLRKVETEDQLMDIKDELIDRFNDYPTEVERLLDIVEIKTHALHAGITKIKDMGKQIQIFLSEKSTADIDGEALFKNTQPLGRTMKVGVENGAMKVTLTKSKQWLDNLKFLVKCIEESMSIKDEA